The genomic stretch GTAATGCCAGCGAGCGTGCCCAGATGCTCAGTACCGATCCAAGCTACGGCGTTGGCACGACAGAATACACGCGCGCGCACGGCGGGATTTCGCTCACGCTCGAATGTGGTCAGCACCTAGACGCTGATGCACCCGAAGTCGCCTATCAAGCCATTCGCAATACCATAGCGCAACTGCACCTGGCCGATTTGCCTGCGCCGCAAGTGCAAACCGAGTTTGAATTACTCAAGCTCACTCAAGTGATCGACCGCCATGATGTGGGCGATGCGTTCGTCAAAACCTGGGCTAGCTTTGATAAGCTACAGGCCGGTGAAATCATTGGTCATCGTGCTGACGGCAGTGCGGTAACGGCACCAGCCGATGGCTATATTTTGTTCCCCAATCCCGCGGCCAATCCGGGTAATGAATGGTTTTACTTTGCCCAGCATAGCGATCGCTTGGTTGATGGTATGAAATCTACGCGTTATAGCTAGGTATATGTCTATAGGTTATTAGAAATAAAGTTTGTAGCGCTATACATCTAAGCCGTGGTCGTTGACCACGGTTTTTTTTTTGCGACTCATTGCGCGATATTGATTGCCATTTTCCTGTTCCCTCCATCGATTGGTGAGATTTGTCAGCACCACTAAAAATGCTCTGCTAAAACTTTGAGGTAGAGAGTCATTTTGAGGTGATGTCATGTCGAGCAAACGCACCATTAGCGCAGGGATTGGATTGGGGCTCGTTTTAGCAGTTAGCGCTGTTTTGATGGGCTCGCCGTGGGGGGTTGCGGTCTTGATCGTATTGGCGATGACTGGGTTTGCGGTGTGGGCCGCTAGCCAGTCGCTGCCGATCGCCTCTTTGGTCGGCGAAGAAAAACCACATGCATCCCCATTGGATGAGTTTGCTCGAACTTGGCAGGACTTATTGCGCGATTTATTGCCAGTTTGGCGGCGTAATATCGAAACCAGCCGCGAGCAAACGGAAAATGCCATTGGTAATTTGGCAACACGTTTTAGTGAAATCAATCAGCAATTGCATCGTGCGGTGCAGTTGTCGAGCGGTGGCCAGGGTGGCCAAGGCGCGATTCAGCAGATTATTACTGATGCGCAAACTCAGCTTAGTGCCATCGTGACTTCGCTCAATCAATCGGTGCAAGCTCGCGAATCGATGCTGAACGAGATTCATGGATTAGCTAGCTTTACCGGCGAATTAAAAAACATGGCCAGCTCGGTCAGTGCCATTGCTAATCAAACTAATCTCTTGGCGCTCAATGCCGCCATTGAGGCGGCGCGGGCGGGGGAGTCCGGGCGTGGTTTTGCAGTGGTGGCCGATGAAGTGCGCAAATTGTCTAATCTATCGGGCGACACTGGTAAACACATCACCAGCAAAGTAGAGCTGATTCATCAGGCGATGAGCAACACGCTATCGATGACGCAGCAACTCTCCGAGGAAGAAAGCCGCATGATTGCGAACGCCGAATCAGTGATCGAAGGCGTGATTGCCAGCTTTCAGCAAGCGGCAGTCTCACTCAATGAAAACGTGGCAATGCTGGAGGCCGAAAGCCGCGCAGTGAGTCACGAAGTTGAAGATGTCTTAGTCAATTTGCAGTTTCAAGATCGGGTCAGCCAAATTCAAGGCCACGTAGTCGCCAATATGAATAAATTGCACGAGCACATGAGCCAAGCCGATTTAAGCCGCGCTCAATTTGTTTTGCCCGATAAGCAACAATGGCTTACCGAACTAGAGCGCACCTATACCACCATGGAGCAAAAGGCGCTGCATCATGGTTCATCAGGCTCAACGAGCAATACCCCTGCAACATCGGTTGATTTCTTTTAAGGAGGCAGTATGGCAAAGACCATTCTGATTGTGGACGATTCATCCAGCTTGCGCACCGTGGTCAGTATTGCCCTCAAAGGCGCGGGTTACGATGTCATCGAGGCGTGTGATGGCAAGGACGCATTAAGTAAATGCAACGGCCAGAAATTCAATCTGATCGTTTCCGACGTCAATATGCCCAATATGGACGGCATTACCTTTGTTAGCCAATTGAAACAAATGGCAGCCTATAAATTCACCCCCGTGATTATGCTGACCACCGAGGCCGACGAGAGCAAAAAAGCTGCGGGTAAAGCTGCAGGTGCCCGCGCTTGGGTCGTTAAGCCATTTCAGCCGCCAATCTTGCTCGATGCCATTGCCAAATTGGTTTTGCCATAGGGGGTTGTCATGCTGAAAACCATTACGCTTGACGGTGAGCAAACCATTTATCAAGCAGGTGAAACGCACCAACTGTTTGTACAGGCGTTGAAAGATTCGGAGCAAGAGATTGTGGTCGATTTATCGCACATTACCGAGGCCGATAGCAGTTTGCTGCAAATCTTGATCTGGCTGCAACACGAAGGTGTGCGTCTCAATCGACCTGTGCAATTGCTCAACCCATCGCATGCCATAAAAGACGTGATCGGCTTGCTAGGGCTGCACGCCTCGTTCCCGGCTGATTTTGGAGCTACATCATGAGTCAAGATTATGATCACGCCATCCCCGCTTTTCTGGATGAAGCCAACGAGCTACTGATCGCGATGGAAAGCATCTTGATGGAGGTGCAAGGCAACCAGCCCGATGATGAGCAGCTCAATGCTATGTTCCGGGCCATGCATACCATCAAAGGCTCATCGGGTCTGTTTGGCCTAGAGCCGATTGTGTATTTCACGCACGAAGCAGAAAATATTTTGGATGCACTGCGTTCGGGCGAGCTGCAATTTGACGATGAGCTCAGTGGCTTATTGCTGCAATGTCACGATCATGTAAAGGCGATGTTGGCCGTGATTGATGATCGCGTGCAGCTACAAGCCATTCAGCATCCGCCCTTAATCGAAGAGCTGAAAGAATATTACCAACGCCATACCGGCGTAACTGCCGCTGCCGACGTGGTGCAGAGCGAGCCTACTGAGGCGGTGGCGGCGCATAGTTGGCTGTTGTCCTTGCGCTTTGCAGGGGATGTGCTGTGTAACGGCATGGATCCGCTGTCGTTTATTCGCTATCTCAAATCGATCGGCCAAATCTCTGCCATCGAGCCGGTTCTTACGCGTTTTCCGCAGGGTGAAGCATTCGATCCCGAAGTGAATTATTTGCGCTACGAGCTGATTTTTGCCGGCGAAGTGGAATTAGCAAAGTTATACGACGTGTTCGAGTTCGTGCGCGAAGATAGCC from Chitinibacter sp. SCUT-21 encodes the following:
- a CDS encoding methyl-accepting chemotaxis protein, with translation MSSKRTISAGIGLGLVLAVSAVLMGSPWGVAVLIVLAMTGFAVWAASQSLPIASLVGEEKPHASPLDEFARTWQDLLRDLLPVWRRNIETSREQTENAIGNLATRFSEINQQLHRAVQLSSGGQGGQGAIQQIITDAQTQLSAIVTSLNQSVQARESMLNEIHGLASFTGELKNMASSVSAIANQTNLLALNAAIEAARAGESGRGFAVVADEVRKLSNLSGDTGKHITSKVELIHQAMSNTLSMTQQLSEEESRMIANAESVIEGVIASFQQAAVSLNENVAMLEAESRAVSHEVEDVLVNLQFQDRVSQIQGHVVANMNKLHEHMSQADLSRAQFVLPDKQQWLTELERTYTTMEQKALHHGSSGSTSNTPATSVDFF
- a CDS encoding response regulator; translated protein: MAKTILIVDDSSSLRTVVSIALKGAGYDVIEACDGKDALSKCNGQKFNLIVSDVNMPNMDGITFVSQLKQMAAYKFTPVIMLTTEADESKKAAGKAAGARAWVVKPFQPPILLDAIAKLVLP
- a CDS encoding STAS domain-containing protein, with protein sequence MLKTITLDGEQTIYQAGETHQLFVQALKDSEQEIVVDLSHITEADSSLLQILIWLQHEGVRLNRPVQLLNPSHAIKDVIGLLGLHASFPADFGATS